From Hydrogenispora ethanolica, one genomic window encodes:
- a CDS encoding ArsR/SmtB family transcription factor, which yields MSESKYIHMRLAMNLLKVLKAISDENRLRILNLINQRELCVCEIESVSGMTQSNVSRHLIKLKEAGLIDSEKNGQFVFYRMNREMLVGFPFLKILLDQELAKLKNCQADLAKLAEISEAGLMCIREACKKG from the coding sequence ATGAGTGAAAGCAAATATATTCATATGAGGTTGGCAATGAACCTTCTGAAAGTTCTTAAGGCTATCTCCGATGAGAATCGGTTGAGAATATTGAACCTGATCAACCAGCGGGAACTTTGCGTCTGCGAGATCGAAAGCGTGTCGGGGATGACGCAGTCCAATGTCTCCCGTCATTTAATCAAGCTGAAAGAGGCCGGGCTGATTGATAGCGAAAAAAACGGCCAATTTGTCTTTTACCGTATGAATCGCGAGATGCTCGTCGGGTTTCCGTTTTTGAAGATCCTGCTCGACCAGGAGTTGGCCAAGTTGAAGAACTGCCAAGCTGATTTGGCTAAATTGGCCGAGATTAGTGAAGCCGGTTTAATGTGTATTCGAGAAGCTTGCAAGAAAGGCTAA
- a CDS encoding thioredoxin family protein encodes MEVKVLGSGCANCIKLEKLVTEVVQELGLPATVSKVTDIKEIMAFGVMSTPGLVVDGKVKCTGRIPSKDEIKKYLQGGSGNGPCGCNGNCCG; translated from the coding sequence ATGGAAGTTAAAGTATTGGGTTCGGGTTGCGCGAATTGCATCAAGCTTGAAAAACTGGTGACTGAAGTGGTTCAGGAATTAGGGTTACCGGCAACCGTTAGTAAGGTGACGGATATCAAAGAAATCATGGCGTTTGGAGTCATGTCAACCCCTGGACTCGTCGTGGACGGTAAAGTGAAATGTACCGGCCGGATTCCGTCCAAAGATGAGATTAAAAAGTATTTACAGGGGGGTTCCGGTAACGGTCCCTGCGGCTGTAACGGCAATTGTTGCGGTTAA
- the epsC gene encoding serine O-acetyltransferase EpsC, whose amino-acid sequence MVCCLKMKLTLYRWTVGEAFRELFYLIDDVAVAYRSDPALRGKALAWLELTTYPGVWAMTFHRLAHLLQALKLPFVPRLISQIGRFLTGVEIHPGARIGPGCFIDHGQGVVIGETAEIGSNVLIYHQVTLGNSSAALSGKRHPTVGDGVMLGAGAKILGPIRIGSHSQIGAGAVVTKDVPSYAVVVGNPGRVVKRFGGKV is encoded by the coding sequence ATGGTTTGTTGTTTAAAGATGAAGCTTACTCTATACCGGTGGACTGTGGGAGAGGCCTTTCGAGAACTGTTTTATCTGATCGACGATGTCGCCGTGGCGTACCGGAGCGATCCGGCGTTACGGGGAAAGGCATTGGCCTGGCTTGAGCTGACGACCTACCCCGGAGTCTGGGCGATGACTTTTCACCGGCTGGCCCATCTGTTGCAGGCACTGAAGTTACCGTTCGTTCCCAGGCTGATCTCCCAGATCGGCCGGTTCCTAACCGGGGTGGAGATCCATCCCGGAGCGCGGATTGGTCCGGGATGCTTCATCGACCACGGGCAGGGAGTGGTCATCGGCGAGACGGCGGAGATCGGAAGCAATGTTTTGATCTATCATCAGGTGACCCTCGGTAATTCTAGCGCAGCTTTATCGGGGAAACGCCATCCCACGGTCGGCGACGGGGTGATGTTAGGCGCTGGGGCTAAGATCTTGGGGCCGATACGGATTGGCAGCCATTCGCAGATTGGAGCGGGGGCGGTGGTCACCAAAGATGTCCCCAGCTACGCGGTGGTGGTGGGAAATCCGGGCCGAGTGGTGAAACGGTTCGGTGGTAAAGTTTGA
- a CDS encoding permease, whose translation MWKSTVDWLVFTVFGLSANDHLAKALHFFIYDTVKIFFLLSVIIFGVAIIRSFFPPERTKKILSKFPELIGNVLAALLGIVTPFCSCSAVPLFIGFIEAGVPLGVTFSFLVSSPMVNEVALIMLWGMFGWQVAVTYIVSGVLIAIVSGVVIGRLKMERHVEDYVYQIQMAEAEIPNSSWPERISYAKGYVFEILAKIWPYVVAGIAIGGLMHGYAPQDLLTQIAGKTNPLAVPIAVLIGVPLYSNAAGVIPIIKVLMDKGMAIGTVLSFMMAVTGLSLPEGIILRKVLKPTLLAVFFGVVALGIMMTGYLFNWLL comes from the coding sequence ATGTGGAAGTCGACGGTTGACTGGCTTGTCTTTACCGTATTCGGTCTGTCCGCCAACGATCATTTGGCGAAGGCGCTCCATTTTTTTATCTATGATACCGTCAAGATTTTCTTTCTATTGTCCGTGATTATATTCGGCGTCGCTATCATCCGTAGCTTTTTCCCGCCGGAACGGACCAAAAAAATCTTGAGTAAATTCCCGGAGTTGATCGGGAATGTCCTCGCCGCTTTGCTGGGGATTGTCACCCCGTTTTGCTCCTGTTCGGCAGTACCGCTATTCATTGGCTTCATCGAGGCCGGCGTACCCTTGGGGGTAACGTTTTCTTTCTTGGTCTCCTCCCCAATGGTCAATGAAGTGGCATTGATTATGCTCTGGGGGATGTTTGGCTGGCAGGTGGCGGTCACCTACATTGTCAGCGGAGTATTGATCGCCATTGTCAGCGGTGTGGTTATCGGGCGTTTGAAGATGGAAAGACACGTAGAGGATTACGTGTATCAGATTCAGATGGCCGAAGCTGAAATCCCCAATTCCAGTTGGCCGGAGCGGATCAGCTATGCCAAAGGATACGTGTTTGAGATTCTGGCGAAGATATGGCCATATGTGGTGGCGGGTATTGCGATTGGCGGATTGATGCATGGATACGCACCCCAAGACCTCTTGACCCAAATTGCCGGAAAGACCAATCCTTTAGCGGTCCCCATCGCCGTATTGATCGGAGTGCCGCTCTATTCGAATGCGGCAGGAGTAATTCCAATTATCAAAGTTCTAATGGATAAGGGAATGGCCATCGGTACCGTCCTGTCCTTCATGATGGCTGTAACCGGTCTTTCGTTGCCGGAAGGGATTATCCTCCGGAAAGTTCTGAAACCCACATTATTGGCGGTATTCTTCGGCGTTGTAGCGCTGGGGATCATGATGACGGGGTATCTGTTCAATTGGTTGTTATAA